GTGATCCTAGCTTTTATAGTTGGATCTTCTCTAGCGATTGCAGGGGCTGCATTTCAAGGGTTGTTAAAAAACCCATTAGCAGACCCTTATACACTCGGAGTATCTTCTGGAGCATCAGTTGGAGCAGTAATTGTGCTTTTTTTTGGTATACATATCCCTTTTATAGGGAAATTTACTTTACCGATATTTAGTATTTCTTTTGCCTTTCTATCTCTCATACTCGTATTAGTGTTTGCCCGGGCGGTTGAGAAATCCATTTCTGTGGAAACGATCATTTTAACTGGTATTATATTTAGCTCATTTTTAGGGTCTATTATTTCTTTAATGATTGCACTTACTGGTGAAGAATTAAGACAAATCATTAACTGGTTATTAGGTAGTGTAGCGATGAGGGGGTGGGATTATATTAAGATTATTCTACCTTTTTATATGGTAGGCACTGTATTACTACTCGTTAATGGAAGAGAGTTAAATGCATTCTCATTTGGTGAAGAATCAGCTAAAGTTTTAGGGGTTAATGTGGCAAAACGAAAAATGACCATTTTGGCAGCT
This Cytobacillus sp. IB215665 DNA region includes the following protein-coding sequences:
- a CDS encoding iron ABC transporter permease is translated as MQKLSILTFINKSRVLPYIITVCFVIFSILLGVSIGTLSIPFSTILNVIFYSVFHLGSIETLDTAVVNIIMAIRLPRVILAFIVGSSLAIAGAAFQGLLKNPLADPYTLGVSSGASVGAVIVLFFGIHIPFIGKFTLPIFSISFAFLSLILVLVFARAVEKSISVETIILTGIIFSSFLGSIISLMIALTGEELRQIINWLLGSVAMRGWDYIKIILPFYMVGTVLLLVNGRELNAFSFGEESAKVLGVNVAKRKMTILAASSLLTGAAVAVSGTIGFVGLVIPHITRLLWGANHIRLLPLSMLNGGAFLVIADLVARTIITPRELPIGVITALIGAPVFAYIFISNRRG